A genome region from Thalassotalea euphylliae includes the following:
- a CDS encoding solute:sodium symporter family transporter codes for MAGQDIAFTLISCLFFMGLVAWISYQKTKGVADSKDGYFLAGRGLTGTFIAGSMLLTNLSAEQLIGLNGSAFGYNLSAMAWEVTAGIATIIMALVFLPRYLSGAFTTLPEFLKQRFDDTVRRMTVVLFMVGYGLITIPSVLYSGSVAVLKLFDIPTLLSMSYQQSLVLTIIMVGSVGAVYAIFGGLKAVAVSDTINGVGLLIIGILVPVLGFMMLGGGSFTAGVTTVLTEHTDKLNAIGRPTDPVPFGTIFTGMIFANLFYWCTNQYVIQRTLGAKNLAEGQKGVLLSGYFKLLVPFLMMVPGVIAFHLYQTSQLETIDMAYPRLVKDVLPVSLAGFFLAVLLGTVFSSFNSLLNSAATLFCLDVYAPLKKDKASDEQLIKVAKIASVIIALFSFVVAPLLMFAPEGLWQIIRVFTGFYNIPVITIVIVGLFTRRVPAIAAKVVIIFHVLAYALLKFIWDVDINFIHIYAILFVTETAIMLLFGYFQPTEEQRFYHHKNTVDLVPWRYAHPVAISLVSLIIISYVFFSPLGVVTGSWSMFYGISAAILLANVALCVWSIKRWQKRYQCSVNAVQINKV; via the coding sequence ATGGCTGGTCAAGATATCGCTTTTACCTTGATTAGCTGCTTGTTTTTTATGGGGCTAGTGGCGTGGATTTCTTACCAAAAAACCAAAGGTGTTGCTGATTCTAAAGATGGTTATTTTCTTGCGGGGCGGGGGTTAACAGGCACTTTTATTGCGGGCTCTATGTTATTGACCAACTTATCTGCTGAGCAACTTATTGGCTTAAATGGGTCAGCATTTGGCTATAACCTCAGTGCCATGGCATGGGAAGTCACGGCTGGCATTGCCACTATTATTATGGCTTTAGTGTTTTTGCCGCGCTACCTTTCTGGTGCTTTCACAACACTACCTGAATTTTTAAAGCAACGTTTCGACGATACCGTACGACGGATGACTGTGGTGCTGTTTATGGTTGGCTATGGTTTGATCACCATTCCGTCAGTCTTGTATTCCGGCTCTGTTGCCGTGCTTAAACTTTTTGATATTCCCACCTTACTGTCGATGAGCTATCAACAATCTTTGGTGTTAACCATTATTATGGTCGGCAGTGTTGGCGCCGTTTACGCGATTTTTGGCGGCCTAAAAGCGGTGGCGGTTTCCGATACTATCAACGGTGTTGGCTTGCTAATTATTGGTATTTTAGTGCCCGTCTTAGGATTTATGATGTTGGGTGGTGGTAGCTTTACAGCTGGTGTTACCACAGTATTAACTGAGCATACCGACAAACTCAATGCTATTGGCCGGCCAACAGATCCGGTACCGTTTGGCACCATATTTACCGGCATGATTTTCGCCAACTTGTTCTATTGGTGTACCAACCAGTACGTGATTCAGCGAACGTTAGGAGCAAAGAATTTAGCAGAAGGGCAAAAAGGGGTGCTGCTTTCCGGCTATTTTAAATTATTGGTGCCATTTTTGATGATGGTCCCTGGGGTGATCGCGTTTCACCTTTATCAAACCAGTCAGCTAGAAACCATCGATATGGCTTATCCTAGGTTAGTGAAAGATGTGTTACCTGTATCGCTCGCTGGCTTTTTCTTGGCGGTATTACTTGGCACTGTATTTAGCTCGTTTAATTCCTTACTTAACAGTGCCGCTACCTTATTCTGTTTAGATGTTTACGCGCCGCTGAAAAAAGACAAAGCCAGCGATGAGCAGCTGATTAAAGTCGCCAAAATTGCCAGCGTGATTATCGCGCTGTTCTCTTTTGTGGTTGCGCCATTGCTGATGTTCGCGCCAGAAGGGTTATGGCAAATTATTCGGGTATTTACTGGTTTTTACAATATTCCTGTGATCACCATTGTTATTGTTGGTTTGTTTACTCGTCGCGTACCCGCCATCGCAGCCAAGGTAGTGATTATTTTCCATGTGCTTGCATACGCACTGCTCAAATTTATTTGGGATGTGGATATTAACTTTATTCACATCTATGCGATTTTATTTGTCACTGAAACCGCCATTATGCTGTTATTTGGTTACTTCCAGCCGACCGAAGAACAGCGCTTTTACCATCATAAAAATACGGTTGATTTAGTACCTTGGCGCTACGCCCATCCGGTTGCTATCAGTTTAGTGTCATTGATTATTATTAGTTATGTATTCTTCTCGCCATTGGGTGTAGTGACAGGATCTTGGTCGATGTTCTACGGCATAAGTGCGGCAATACTATTAGCAAATGTTGCACTTTGCGTTTGGAGTATTAAGCGCTGGCAGAAGAGATACCAGTGCAGTGTTAATGCGGTACAGATCAATAAGGTCTGA